A single window of Granulicella mallensis MP5ACTX8 DNA harbors:
- a CDS encoding YncE family protein — translation MPTTTQLATGLGGAIGCDFRNAQQQLVFVEYSGKLSAVNLFPAATTVDSGTNTVLKGTFTFDFDTGVQGGPAASADVQWVQDTTVIRQMAPLNSAKIINLGAVNFNGITAANLQDLPYATTPITGNNNPSNVLTVNDVFAVLTTNGNYTKVQVVAYGYDLTINWVTYRIASGYSVLGTGYNQPEDVKLSTDGVHAYVTERSGDLVKVALTNANRSAATVIATGLTAPQQMFLDEAHHAAYIVEYAAPGSIVKVNLANGQKTTVATGLVNPVGIVLSSDLQYAYVSEQMTAPTAGRISSIQLSNAARTTVASGLTEPFFLTWADVGQDALLVPQRDPANSIVSVNVTSGATNVVASGVPVRPSSVALPNPGEMLICSNTEVEEIAFTTFAATGDLLIGIGLIPFDRINQAAGPLQGMANTSVDVDPPYWVKNVPFGGTLPVLVNHQAAADAGASYYQVKVDSVPHTDSWTNYFWNGTGNVLETITATKIGSSTGCYPVHPVSELFLWESPALGDMLDTTVLSNGLHTLQLVFLDNAGNPISGLVSAPLTLLVNNQRCIASISAPVLQVAPPVTADTCGVLHYGSNTTANVSIGFTASQPAGFGDYSTEIVRGGTQLSFTPALPSGQVGSLTSTFNAQVGQLLGTCPTAGFAAALYVAATMTNGQGRQSQYDASALTAFVLTT, via the coding sequence ATGCCAACCACAACACAACTCGCCACCGGCCTCGGCGGCGCAATTGGATGCGATTTTCGCAACGCGCAACAACAACTTGTTTTCGTGGAGTACTCGGGAAAGCTGTCTGCAGTCAATCTGTTCCCTGCCGCGACCACCGTAGACAGTGGCACGAATACAGTGTTGAAGGGCACCTTTACCTTTGACTTCGATACCGGCGTCCAGGGCGGACCTGCAGCGAGTGCCGATGTCCAGTGGGTACAGGACACTACCGTCATACGCCAGATGGCGCCACTCAACAGTGCCAAGATCATCAACCTTGGAGCCGTGAACTTCAACGGTATTACCGCGGCCAATCTGCAGGACCTGCCTTACGCAACGACTCCCATCACAGGCAACAACAACCCCTCCAATGTTCTTACCGTGAACGACGTGTTCGCTGTGCTGACCACGAACGGCAACTACACGAAGGTGCAGGTAGTTGCCTACGGCTACGACCTGACCATCAATTGGGTTACCTACCGTATCGCCTCAGGCTACAGTGTGCTCGGGACCGGCTATAACCAGCCAGAAGATGTAAAACTGAGCACCGACGGCGTACACGCCTATGTGACGGAGCGTAGCGGTGATCTGGTCAAGGTTGCGCTCACGAATGCAAATCGCAGTGCCGCGACGGTGATCGCCACAGGGCTGACTGCACCACAACAGATGTTCCTCGATGAAGCGCATCATGCGGCGTACATAGTCGAATACGCTGCTCCTGGCTCGATCGTTAAGGTCAACCTGGCCAACGGACAGAAGACGACGGTTGCAACCGGACTCGTCAACCCCGTTGGAATCGTGCTCAGCTCCGACCTGCAGTACGCCTATGTCAGCGAACAGATGACCGCGCCCACCGCCGGACGAATCAGTTCCATTCAGTTGAGTAACGCTGCGCGAACCACGGTCGCCTCAGGCTTAACCGAGCCATTCTTTCTGACCTGGGCTGATGTGGGGCAAGATGCGCTGCTGGTTCCACAGCGAGATCCTGCGAACTCCATCGTGAGTGTAAACGTCACGAGCGGGGCCACGAATGTCGTAGCCAGCGGTGTGCCGGTGCGGCCATCCAGCGTAGCTCTGCCGAATCCGGGAGAGATGCTGATCTGCTCCAACACGGAGGTTGAAGAGATCGCCTTCACCACCTTTGCCGCGACCGGTGATCTATTGATTGGCATCGGTCTGATTCCCTTTGACAGAATCAACCAGGCTGCCGGCCCACTCCAGGGGATGGCGAACACTTCCGTCGATGTCGACCCACCCTATTGGGTCAAGAATGTTCCCTTCGGCGGAACGCTGCCGGTCTTAGTCAACCACCAGGCCGCGGCGGATGCCGGCGCCTCCTACTACCAGGTCAAAGTAGACAGCGTCCCGCACACCGATAGCTGGACGAACTACTTCTGGAATGGAACGGGGAATGTGTTGGAGACCATCACTGCCACCAAGATTGGGTCGTCGACAGGATGCTATCCCGTGCATCCCGTCAGCGAGCTCTTCCTGTGGGAGTCGCCGGCGCTCGGGGACATGCTCGACACCACCGTGCTGAGCAATGGACTGCATACGCTGCAACTGGTCTTCCTCGACAATGCCGGCAATCCGATCTCGGGCCTGGTGAGCGCACCACTCACCCTCCTGGTGAACAACCAGCGCTGCATCGCCTCGATCTCAGCGCCGGTGCTCCAGGTGGCTCCGCCCGTAACCGCGGACACCTGCGGAGTGCTGCACTATGGAAGCAACACAACGGCTAATGTTTCCATCGGCTTTACGGCAAGCCAGCCAGCGGGGTTTGGCGACTACTCCACTGAGATTGTCCGGGGCGGAACACAACTCTCGTTCACGCCTGCTTTGCCAAGCGGCCAGGTCGGCTCACTGACGTCAACCTTCAACGCTCAAGTCGGCCAATTGCTCGGAACCTGCCCCACTGCGGGCTTTGCGGCGGCGCTTTATGTTGCCGCCACCATGACCAACGGACAAGGCAGACAAAGCCAGTACGATGCCTCGGCCCTGACTGCGTTTGTACTCACCACGTAG
- a CDS encoding zf-HC2 domain-containing protein encodes MDHHRIVDQHLVEQYLLNEMSPELREEFEDHYFGCPECAAEVRATSAFMDAARSEFKKTAPTSSPSLSDARPPKIKQSWLFLWREWFAVAAFATCLLVVVYQNTVVYPRLRNEVASLEKPEVLATVSLVNGNSRGGNIVSAQAGDAQALLLLVDIPAQDRFSDYTCLLYSPDHQLLWTVKVSAQEAKDTVSIRVPFANRREGIYSLAVKGNQDGAASSSGAELATYSFSLNTGSGH; translated from the coding sequence ATGGATCATCACCGCATCGTCGATCAACATCTGGTTGAACAATATCTGCTGAATGAGATGTCGCCAGAGTTGCGCGAGGAGTTTGAGGACCACTACTTCGGATGTCCGGAGTGTGCTGCCGAAGTTCGCGCAACCTCCGCATTCATGGACGCGGCACGGAGCGAGTTCAAGAAGACAGCACCGACGAGCAGCCCAAGTCTGAGTGATGCCAGGCCGCCAAAGATTAAGCAGAGCTGGCTGTTCCTGTGGAGGGAGTGGTTCGCGGTCGCAGCGTTCGCGACGTGCCTGCTGGTGGTTGTGTATCAAAACACGGTTGTCTATCCTCGGCTGCGAAATGAAGTCGCAAGCCTGGAGAAGCCTGAGGTCTTAGCTACAGTCTCCCTGGTCAACGGGAACAGCCGCGGAGGAAACATTGTTTCCGCGCAGGCCGGCGACGCGCAGGCTCTCCTGCTGCTGGTAGATATTCCAGCGCAGGACCGCTTTTCTGATTACACCTGTCTGCTGTATTCACCAGATCACCAACTTCTTTGGACGGTTAAGGTGTCGGCCCAGGAGGCGAAGGACACGGTCTCGATCCGCGTTCCTTTCGCGAACAGGAGGGAGGGTATCTACTCCCTGGCTGTCAAAGGAAATCAGGACGGAGCCGCCTCCAGCAGTGGTGCCGAGCTTGCGACGTACAGCTTTTCGTTGAACACCGGGTCCGGTCATTAA
- a CDS encoding CHAT domain-containing protein, whose translation MDRFNASSAIAGSIHANVILQGVLGNAGWAYYSLGDYEKALVSFQQAEIQAKNLGATDNEILWLQSAGLSLYRLGDLKQAQSYYEEALRAADASHDAARKAVTDTSLGQLLLQLGQLDAAKARVDEALKTAQQIGDKASELDALFLQGQIAARTSNGADTERIFSQVYRDAAGTPSLKWETENAFADLYASRHDVRQAGLWYRRAIKTFETQRSSVQDEELRLPFFANGDELYRDYADFLIASHRSDEALQFLDGARARTLKEGLGESVQATQVQPETPSHTARRLNAVILFYSLGPQKSYLWAIDRNGTHLFVLPPEAEITARVKSYQADVLKSHDPLREGNSEAQWLYATLVAPAQALIPKESRVFVVTSGSLNDFNMEMLLKPGQSGSQEGAHYWIEDVSLSMASSIQLLSRLAPDKERTANKLLLIGDPVATGEGYPPLSNAASEVESVERYFPPGDRTILTQSAAVPVAYVDSHPEQYSYIHFVAHGTASSLRPLDSAIVLSPPHADPDNFKLYARDVIHRPLHARLVTISACYGSGLRNYDGEGLVGLSWAFLRAGAHQVIGAVWEVNDSSTPQLMEQMYHGLAEGEQPDQALHAAKLSMLHSQGVFRKPLYWAAFQLYTGS comes from the coding sequence TTGGATAGGTTTAATGCATCATCGGCGATTGCAGGTTCCATTCATGCCAATGTAATTCTGCAGGGGGTTCTTGGGAATGCAGGCTGGGCCTACTACAGCCTTGGAGACTATGAGAAGGCTCTTGTCAGTTTTCAGCAAGCCGAGATACAAGCCAAGAATTTGGGCGCTACGGACAATGAAATTCTCTGGCTGCAAAGTGCCGGACTGTCGCTCTATCGTCTTGGAGATCTGAAGCAAGCTCAGTCTTACTACGAAGAGGCGCTACGTGCTGCCGACGCAAGCCACGACGCAGCCAGAAAAGCAGTAACCGACACATCGCTGGGACAGCTCTTGCTTCAGCTTGGTCAACTGGATGCGGCAAAGGCTCGTGTCGATGAGGCGTTGAAGACAGCTCAACAGATAGGGGACAAAGCCAGCGAGCTGGATGCTTTATTTTTGCAGGGTCAAATTGCAGCGCGTACCTCGAATGGGGCTGATACAGAGCGGATCTTTTCGCAGGTCTATCGCGATGCTGCCGGGACGCCCTCTCTCAAGTGGGAGACCGAGAATGCCTTTGCCGATCTCTATGCGAGCAGGCACGATGTGCGGCAGGCAGGCCTGTGGTATCGCAGGGCGATCAAGACCTTTGAGACGCAGCGGTCTTCCGTGCAGGATGAAGAACTCAGGCTTCCGTTCTTTGCCAATGGCGATGAACTGTATCGCGACTATGCAGACTTCCTGATTGCATCTCATCGCTCCGACGAGGCACTACAGTTCCTCGATGGGGCCCGTGCTCGAACGCTGAAGGAAGGTCTGGGTGAGTCGGTACAAGCCACGCAGGTGCAACCCGAGACACCATCCCATACTGCTCGCCGATTGAACGCTGTCATCCTGTTCTATTCGTTGGGGCCGCAGAAATCCTATCTCTGGGCTATCGATCGGAACGGCACGCATCTGTTTGTGCTGCCCCCCGAAGCAGAGATCACCGCGCGGGTAAAGAGTTATCAAGCCGATGTTCTGAAGTCGCATGATCCATTGCGTGAGGGTAATTCGGAGGCCCAGTGGCTTTACGCAACACTGGTCGCACCTGCCCAGGCTCTCATCCCGAAGGAGTCTCGCGTCTTCGTCGTTACGAGCGGCAGCCTCAATGATTTCAACATGGAGATGCTCCTCAAGCCTGGACAGTCTGGATCTCAAGAAGGAGCACACTACTGGATTGAAGACGTCAGCCTGAGTATGGCAAGTTCCATTCAACTACTCTCTCGGCTTGCACCGGATAAAGAGAGGACTGCGAACAAGCTGCTACTCATCGGAGACCCTGTGGCTACAGGGGAAGGCTATCCTCCACTTTCGAATGCGGCCTCTGAGGTGGAGAGTGTCGAGCGATATTTCCCGCCTGGGGATCGAACCATACTGACCCAGTCGGCTGCGGTTCCGGTGGCGTATGTGGACTCCCATCCGGAGCAATACTCTTACATACACTTTGTCGCGCATGGAACAGCCAGCAGCCTGCGTCCTTTGGATTCCGCGATCGTGCTCTCTCCTCCGCATGCTGATCCGGACAACTTCAAGCTATATGCGAGGGACGTTATCCATCGGCCGCTCCACGCTCGCCTGGTAACTATCTCGGCCTGCTATGGATCAGGATTGCGCAACTATGATGGCGAAGGCCTGGTGGGCCTCTCCTGGGCATTTCTGCGTGCGGGAGCGCATCAGGTGATCGGAGCCGTGTGGGAGGTCAATGACAGTTCCACACCGCAACTGATGGAGCAGATGTACCACGGTCTCGCAGAAGGCGAGCAGCCGGATCAAGCCCTGCACGCTGCTAAATTATCGATGCTGCATTCGCAGGGAGTGTTTCGGAAACCGCTGTATTGGGCGGCCTTCCAGCTCTATACGGGGTCATAG
- a CDS encoding ATP-binding cassette domain-containing protein translates to MRMPKMLKRAVLDTFREKTIDELSACLSVFGRREWVSSYRWLDSSGLALYFLDRLKALGIAHVLPPFVLEHLENNQTANKQRIANLFAGFVAINHSFQRANITYFNVKGFTLVPVSCPDPVLRTQMNLDFVMSGKDAALCCKALAELGYSLVTYSEHMLEFAEDALKTPHLPNIYETTAPRAVKVYVVSPTEGPHAAAYQQLLQRRSRTWNGVTFPVASDSDAFINQSLHIFGRISSEWTRLSWLLEYKAFVDFRRDDTAFLKEVQKDAQHDPIRIIAIGIALSLIKVILGATIPPTLEEWTIQKLDISVHLWIQRYGEEALLADYPGTKLYLYLRNLLSASQGVKSNDGIRTLSQPPLFKPSDISKPQSLRHQYYRALATTNRKIFRMKFHIRENVRIALNDRHWKKLLSEAQMKEVRDENDLHLVTPSIARLHGPQNNSNGETLIAHQTQNRLRVAFRQINSRQMWELGAIAAVKIMLGALDLFLAIFLYRFVLLLQGNAQALQISILRAHLSFLDMALIVLVGFIVRMSGEVTTIRWTNTYRQNLYAHFLTSLTEGYMAVNWTTYVAYNRNDLVRHCLITAQDGAYAYQLITEQVTAAVIVGILGAGCFIMGVVPATFWLAFLGSLLLLHRIVFRKKLQGASRIREEALSKLQIGFAEMFESAKEIRVYKNFGYFRRRLAAQIGDLGRSNAILSSLPQVSRSYIEYGAMVVFTLVTIVAYLNKVAAQGLISMLVFYFIVARRMLPTVSQLLMSMGQVDGAFDNISIVARELADTRRRRETTSADVKPSVGNVLEMNKVRFSYEAGKNIVEDLTVRIGYGEIVILRGASGAGKSTVLNLITGLLQPDAGDIYVDRSRVAYVPQDVILLDDTVRANILFGFHDVSEDQISAALDVAQLLDFVKGLPLGLDTRVGDNGILFSGGQRQRLVIARAVLRRPQLLLLDEATSSLDLENEQQVLTRLRHVMVEGAIVFVTHRAHAVFQGARIVNVREWMNDTGGETDSLSLHIDSDAVPAR, encoded by the coding sequence ATGCGGATGCCCAAGATGTTGAAACGTGCAGTGCTCGACACCTTTCGAGAAAAAACGATTGATGAACTCTCCGCATGCCTGTCTGTGTTTGGACGCCGCGAATGGGTTAGTAGCTATCGTTGGTTGGACTCGAGTGGTCTTGCTCTCTATTTTTTAGATCGACTCAAGGCTCTCGGGATTGCGCATGTTCTTCCCCCGTTCGTATTGGAACATCTGGAAAACAATCAGACTGCAAACAAGCAAAGGATAGCTAATCTATTTGCTGGATTTGTCGCCATAAATCACAGTTTTCAACGCGCCAACATAACCTACTTCAATGTAAAAGGCTTCACTTTGGTGCCGGTATCATGTCCCGATCCAGTGCTGCGTACCCAGATGAATCTCGATTTTGTCATGTCGGGTAAGGATGCGGCTTTGTGTTGTAAGGCCTTGGCAGAGCTTGGCTATTCTTTGGTTACCTACAGTGAGCACATGTTGGAATTTGCGGAAGACGCGTTAAAGACGCCGCATCTACCAAATATTTATGAAACCACTGCCCCCCGTGCCGTGAAGGTCTACGTTGTATCGCCGACGGAAGGGCCACACGCAGCAGCTTATCAGCAGTTACTGCAGCGACGGTCCCGAACTTGGAATGGAGTTACATTTCCTGTCGCCTCTGACAGCGACGCTTTTATCAACCAGTCCTTGCATATATTTGGACGGATCTCTAGCGAGTGGACTCGCCTATCCTGGCTGCTAGAATACAAAGCCTTTGTCGATTTTCGACGGGACGACACCGCTTTCCTAAAAGAAGTGCAGAAGGATGCACAACATGATCCCATTAGGATAATCGCCATCGGCATCGCTCTATCCCTTATCAAGGTAATCTTGGGAGCTACCATTCCACCCACATTGGAGGAATGGACAATCCAAAAGTTGGATATCTCCGTTCATCTTTGGATTCAGCGCTATGGGGAAGAAGCGCTGCTGGCAGACTATCCAGGCACAAAACTGTATCTCTATTTACGGAATCTGCTTTCAGCGAGCCAAGGGGTCAAAAGTAACGATGGTATTCGCACCCTATCTCAACCTCCTTTGTTCAAGCCCAGTGATATTTCCAAACCACAAAGCTTGAGGCACCAGTATTACAGGGCGCTTGCAACGACTAATCGGAAGATCTTCAGAATGAAATTCCATATTAGGGAAAATGTTCGTATTGCTCTGAACGATCGCCATTGGAAAAAGTTGTTATCTGAGGCGCAAATGAAAGAGGTGCGCGATGAAAACGACCTTCATCTAGTGACGCCGTCTATTGCACGTTTACACGGGCCGCAAAACAATTCAAATGGAGAGACTCTCATCGCTCATCAAACGCAAAACAGACTTCGCGTGGCATTTAGACAGATCAACTCGCGTCAAATGTGGGAGCTAGGTGCGATTGCGGCAGTGAAGATCATGCTTGGAGCGCTGGATCTGTTTTTGGCAATCTTTCTATATCGCTTTGTTTTATTACTGCAAGGAAACGCGCAAGCTTTGCAAATTTCCATTCTCAGAGCTCACCTGAGCTTTTTAGATATGGCTCTTATAGTGTTAGTTGGCTTTATCGTACGCATGTCCGGAGAAGTCACAACAATTCGCTGGACGAATACTTACAGGCAGAATCTTTATGCGCATTTTTTGACAAGCCTAACCGAGGGCTATATGGCCGTCAACTGGACCACTTATGTTGCCTACAATCGCAATGACCTGGTTAGACACTGTCTTATTACAGCTCAGGATGGAGCTTATGCTTATCAACTCATTACTGAACAGGTCACAGCAGCCGTTATCGTTGGAATTCTCGGAGCAGGTTGCTTCATCATGGGAGTGGTCCCGGCGACATTCTGGCTAGCATTTTTAGGTAGTTTGCTGTTACTCCACCGGATCGTCTTTCGCAAAAAACTTCAGGGAGCTTCCCGGATTCGAGAAGAGGCTCTAAGCAAACTGCAAATTGGCTTTGCAGAGATGTTCGAGTCCGCAAAGGAAATCAGGGTATACAAGAACTTCGGATATTTTCGGCGTAGGTTGGCGGCGCAAATAGGAGATTTGGGCAGAAGCAACGCAATACTCAGTAGCCTGCCTCAGGTCTCTCGTTCCTATATCGAGTACGGGGCGATGGTAGTTTTTACTTTGGTCACGATCGTCGCCTATCTGAATAAGGTAGCCGCGCAAGGTTTGATTTCAATGCTGGTGTTTTACTTTATTGTAGCGAGACGAATGTTGCCTACCGTGAGTCAACTACTCATGTCGATGGGCCAGGTAGATGGCGCTTTTGACAATATCAGCATTGTCGCTCGGGAGTTGGCAGACACTCGTCGAAGAAGAGAAACAACCAGTGCAGACGTGAAGCCTTCAGTTGGTAATGTATTGGAAATGAATAAAGTCAGGTTTAGCTACGAAGCTGGGAAAAATATAGTCGAGGATTTGACGGTTCGTATTGGCTACGGTGAAATTGTCATATTGAGAGGAGCGTCCGGAGCGGGAAAATCGACCGTGTTGAATCTCATTACCGGCCTCCTGCAGCCGGACGCCGGTGACATTTATGTCGACAGGTCTCGCGTAGCTTATGTTCCACAGGACGTCATTCTGTTGGACGACACGGTAAGGGCAAACATACTGTTCGGGTTTCATGATGTTTCTGAGGATCAAATAAGTGCAGCTCTGGACGTAGCTCAGTTACTGGATTTCGTCAAAGGATTGCCCCTGGGCTTGGACACCAGAGTTGGCGATAATGGCATTCTGTTCTCTGGAGGGCAACGTCAGCGGCTAGTAATTGCAAGAGCAGTTTTACGGAGGCCTCAATTGCTCTTGCTGGACGAAGCGACCTCTTCCTTGGATCTAGAGAACGAACAACAGGTTCTCACGAGACTTCGCCATGTAATGGTTGAGGGTGCAATTGTATTCGTGACCCATCGCGCTCATGCAGTATTTCAAGGTGCACGAATTGTTAACGTTCGTGAGTGGATGAATGATACGGGGGGCGAGACTGACAGTCTGAGCCTGCACATTGATTCCGATGCTGTACCTGCGAGATGA
- a CDS encoding oxidative damage protection protein, whose product MAHMVFCTKYKAEMEGLDEPPFDSDFGQKIYKNVSQKAWGEWVERQKMLLNEYRLQPWTREAQEFLVEQMNEFFFGSGGELPKEYVAPTH is encoded by the coding sequence ATGGCACACATGGTTTTCTGCACAAAATACAAAGCCGAAATGGAAGGCCTGGACGAACCACCCTTCGACTCCGACTTCGGGCAGAAGATCTACAAGAATGTCTCGCAAAAGGCCTGGGGCGAGTGGGTCGAGCGGCAGAAGATGCTGCTCAACGAGTACCGCCTGCAGCCCTGGACGCGTGAGGCACAGGAGTTCCTCGTCGAGCAGATGAACGAGTTCTTCTTCGGCTCCGGCGGCGAACTGCCCAAAGAATACGTAGCTCCTACCCACTAA
- a CDS encoding RNA polymerase sigma factor, translating into MEFFTFDAEYLEKLQLGDPSAEKHFVAYFSELIHLKLRSRLASREAVEDVRQETFTRVFLMLRKSDGLRDANRLGSFVNSVCNHVLQEHYRAQKKVGSSLEEEPETVYVDRNPSPLNLLESKDRARLVQQALAELPGRDRDLLRAILMEDRDKDAVCAEMGVSREYLRVLLHRAKQSFRSTYDRPPVPEEPVPRRETF; encoded by the coding sequence GTGGAATTCTTCACGTTCGATGCCGAGTATCTGGAAAAGCTCCAGCTAGGGGACCCGTCTGCCGAAAAGCATTTCGTTGCTTACTTTAGTGAGTTGATCCACCTGAAATTGCGCTCGCGCCTGGCCTCCCGCGAGGCTGTCGAAGATGTGAGGCAGGAGACCTTTACACGCGTCTTCCTGATGTTGAGGAAGAGCGATGGGTTGCGCGATGCGAATCGGCTGGGATCGTTCGTAAACTCCGTTTGCAATCATGTACTGCAGGAGCACTATCGGGCACAGAAGAAGGTTGGATCTTCGCTGGAGGAAGAGCCCGAGACGGTCTATGTCGACCGTAACCCAAGCCCGCTCAATCTGTTAGAGAGCAAGGACAGGGCACGTCTTGTGCAGCAGGCCTTGGCGGAGCTGCCCGGCCGCGACCGGGACCTGCTGCGGGCCATCCTGATGGAAGACCGCGACAAAGATGCTGTCTGTGCAGAGATGGGAGTAAGCCGCGAGTACCTGCGAGTTCTGCTTCACCGGGCCAAGCAGTCCTTCCGGTCGACCTATGATCGGCCGCCTGTTCCAGAAGAACCTGTCCCCAGGCGTGAAACGTTTTAG
- a CDS encoding DUF6345 domain-containing protein, producing MPTRRVPTLPVAIRATGGKITFPSTLIPAVPSSLRIVRLTLQAPPDTFLRSSLVKVGAKTEDIQPLAHSALPELKAAPETAVGLVQEDHLIASWDTQTGESQILPQLDKLPTVIYAGAKDEHLTQASTLARQIFASSEILPRDVTQYTLGVPRPIVGSTAQLASSGGKPTVSAVKLYLTYVAVSRTVSGYKVYGTGSHAAVAIGTDGNVYGLVNRWKAGSFAAAVAERRSKAQIQAALLETLNPLTSNSNVEVISVEIAYYDGNLDSMTPVYRVVSRLHPLPSAGADAQLLQTTDYVATYMSYGDGQLPAELVPGSGPAPSAAPANRSALRQAVIPAGDPTVGRYVVRDAQSGFVSEANGFWSGLQSSHNASQFTNSQYYWAEPFVYTTDEQSFVNNVNVALTEAHGSPWEFTTESNCCDVVHINNIPATEGYGAANHGKLDYWIIHSCDVVPSAEDNAEWWTPWFKVFQGLHAVMGSRTEMLFDNGAINQPFGQNIGNGASVVSAWFNASLSYYPASEQPPLDRPSAITVCGHEPDTVFNTSALPAASCLTNYWQPN from the coding sequence ATGCCCACACGCAGAGTGCCGACACTGCCCGTAGCCATAAGAGCTACAGGCGGTAAGATCACCTTCCCCTCAACGCTGATTCCAGCGGTGCCATCTTCGCTACGGATAGTAAGGCTTACTTTGCAGGCGCCACCGGATACGTTCCTGCGCTCAAGCCTGGTCAAGGTAGGGGCTAAGACAGAGGATATTCAGCCACTCGCTCACAGCGCACTTCCCGAGTTGAAGGCTGCGCCAGAGACTGCTGTAGGCCTAGTGCAGGAAGATCATCTGATTGCCTCCTGGGATACGCAGACAGGAGAGTCCCAGATTCTTCCGCAGCTCGATAAGCTTCCTACGGTCATTTACGCCGGTGCCAAGGACGAACACCTGACGCAGGCTTCAACGTTAGCTCGGCAGATCTTTGCCAGCTCAGAGATCCTTCCCAGGGATGTAACGCAGTACACGCTGGGCGTTCCTCGTCCTATTGTTGGAAGCACAGCACAGCTTGCTTCCAGCGGGGGGAAACCTACGGTCTCTGCCGTGAAACTCTATCTCACCTACGTGGCAGTCTCTCGCACGGTGAGTGGTTACAAGGTGTATGGCACCGGATCCCACGCAGCGGTTGCCATTGGTACCGATGGCAATGTCTACGGACTAGTCAATCGTTGGAAGGCCGGAAGCTTTGCAGCCGCCGTGGCGGAGCGTCGCAGTAAAGCCCAGATTCAGGCAGCACTTCTGGAGACGCTGAACCCTTTGACGAGTAACTCGAATGTCGAGGTAATCTCCGTTGAAATCGCCTATTACGATGGCAATCTAGACTCCATGACTCCCGTCTATCGTGTAGTGTCGCGTCTGCATCCGCTTCCATCCGCAGGCGCCGATGCACAACTGCTCCAAACCACCGACTATGTTGCAACGTACATGTCCTATGGCGACGGGCAGCTTCCGGCCGAGCTTGTTCCTGGCTCCGGACCTGCGCCATCTGCCGCGCCTGCGAATCGTTCCGCTCTGAGGCAGGCTGTTATTCCTGCGGGTGATCCGACGGTTGGCAGGTATGTTGTCCGCGACGCACAGTCAGGCTTCGTCTCCGAGGCCAATGGATTCTGGAGCGGGTTGCAGAGCTCGCATAATGCCAGCCAGTTCACCAACTCTCAGTACTACTGGGCAGAGCCTTTCGTTTACACCACGGACGAGCAGTCTTTCGTCAACAATGTAAATGTGGCTTTGACGGAGGCACATGGCTCTCCGTGGGAGTTTACGACGGAGTCGAACTGCTGTGACGTAGTCCACATCAATAACATCCCCGCGACCGAGGGCTACGGAGCCGCGAACCACGGCAAACTGGACTACTGGATTATTCATTCCTGCGATGTCGTTCCTTCCGCGGAAGACAATGCAGAGTGGTGGACGCCGTGGTTCAAAGTCTTTCAGGGGCTGCATGCGGTGATGGGTTCACGCACGGAGATGTTGTTCGACAACGGAGCGATCAATCAGCCCTTCGGTCAAAACATCGGTAACGGAGCGTCTGTCGTCTCTGCCTGGTTCAATGCGAGCCTCAGCTACTATCCGGCCTCGGAGCAGCCACCGCTGGATCGGCCCTCCGCTATCACTGTCTGCGGACATGAACCGGATACCGTCTTCAATACTTCGGCACTGCCTGCCGCCAGCTGCCTGACCAATTACTGGCAGCCGAACTGA